A genomic window from Nocardioides sp. BP30 includes:
- a CDS encoding anthranilate synthase family protein, protein MTTHTDARTAIEAITGHEAWAIIRRSTRAGDRDTVGIIGGRRWEADSILDVPLETGTPGEGHVADRLVAVPFRQVAERGFEAHDDGTPLVVVDIAEEHEFSVAEVVAAIDEQDVTFTDRGGFETSDEEYEKIVRGIIEDEIGQGEGANLVIGRHYRADVADWDTAKALAVFRRLLERERGAYWTYVFFTGDRYLIGASPERHVSVRGGDVRMNPISGTFRLPAGSSGDGAAELKPQLLEFLRDEKEIYELFMVVDEELKMMCDICTEGGQVLGPFLKPMSRLIHTEYLLAGRSTRDPREILRDTMYAATVTGSPVENACRLIKAYEPEGRGYYGAALAILGRDEAGEPVVDSPIVIRTADVSLDGRLKVSAGATLVRDSDPAYEVAETHAKAGGILGAFGLVAPAPASTVNVAELVVDEDVLIELNARNRRLSSFWLADQRGSAPDPRLRGRHAVILDGEDDFVNMLRHILGVLGMTSSVVRHEAYRPGVFDGADLVIVGPGPGDPRDDADPKMAQLRAAVDELLASQRPFLAVCLGHQALCHQLGFGLSYKDIVFQGTQSPISLSGHTERVGFYNTFVGRVGAAELPAGISVDADPESGDIHALRGPHYRGIQFHAESILTERGYDILHDLVSGLLLD, encoded by the coding sequence ATGACGACCCACACCGATGCCCGGACCGCGATCGAGGCGATCACGGGGCATGAGGCGTGGGCCATCATCCGGCGCTCCACCCGGGCGGGCGACCGCGACACCGTCGGCATCATCGGTGGCCGCCGCTGGGAGGCCGACTCGATCCTCGACGTGCCCCTCGAGACCGGTACGCCGGGCGAGGGTCACGTGGCGGACCGGCTCGTCGCCGTCCCGTTCCGCCAGGTGGCCGAGCGTGGCTTCGAGGCGCACGACGACGGCACCCCGCTGGTCGTCGTCGACATCGCCGAGGAGCACGAGTTCTCCGTGGCCGAGGTGGTCGCGGCGATCGACGAGCAGGACGTGACGTTCACCGACCGCGGCGGCTTCGAGACCTCGGACGAGGAGTACGAGAAGATCGTCCGCGGCATCATCGAGGACGAGATCGGCCAGGGCGAGGGCGCGAACCTGGTCATCGGTCGGCACTACCGGGCCGACGTGGCCGACTGGGACACCGCCAAGGCGCTCGCCGTCTTCCGCCGTCTGCTCGAGCGCGAGCGGGGCGCGTACTGGACCTACGTCTTCTTCACCGGCGACCGCTACCTGATCGGCGCCTCGCCGGAGCGGCACGTCTCGGTGCGGGGCGGCGACGTACGGATGAACCCCATCTCCGGGACGTTCCGGCTGCCGGCGGGGTCGAGCGGCGACGGCGCTGCCGAGCTCAAGCCGCAGCTGCTGGAGTTCCTGCGCGACGAGAAGGAGATCTACGAGCTCTTCATGGTCGTGGACGAGGAGCTCAAGATGATGTGCGACATCTGCACCGAGGGCGGCCAGGTGCTCGGCCCGTTCCTCAAGCCGATGTCGCGGCTGATCCACACCGAGTACCTGCTCGCCGGTCGCTCCACCCGCGACCCGCGCGAGATCCTGCGCGACACGATGTACGCCGCCACCGTCACCGGCTCGCCGGTGGAGAACGCCTGCCGGTTGATCAAGGCCTACGAGCCCGAGGGCCGCGGCTACTACGGTGCGGCGCTGGCGATCCTGGGCCGCGACGAGGCCGGCGAGCCGGTGGTCGACAGCCCGATCGTGATCCGCACCGCCGACGTCTCGCTCGACGGCCGGCTCAAGGTGAGCGCCGGGGCGACGCTGGTGCGCGACAGCGACCCGGCCTACGAGGTCGCCGAGACGCATGCCAAGGCCGGCGGGATCCTCGGCGCCTTCGGCCTGGTCGCGCCGGCCCCCGCCTCGACCGTGAACGTGGCCGAGCTGGTGGTGGACGAGGACGTGCTGATCGAGCTCAACGCCCGCAACCGGCGGCTCTCCTCGTTCTGGCTCGCCGACCAGCGCGGATCCGCGCCGGACCCGCGGCTGCGGGGCAGGCACGCGGTCATCCTCGACGGCGAGGACGACTTCGTGAACATGCTGCGCCATATCCTCGGCGTCCTCGGCATGACCTCCAGCGTGGTGCGGCACGAGGCCTACCGTCCCGGCGTCTTCGACGGTGCCGACCTGGTGATCGTCGGGCCCGGCCCGGGCGACCCGCGCGATGACGCGGACCCGAAGATGGCGCAGCTGCGCGCTGCTGTCGACGAGCTGCTGGCCTCCCAGCGGCCGTTCCTCGCGGTGTGTCTCGGCCACCAGGCGCTGTGCCACCAGCTCGGCTTCGGCCTGAGCTACAAGGACATCGTCTTCCAGGGCACCCAGTCGCCGATCTCGCTGAGCGGCCACACCGAGCGGGTGGGGTTCTACAACACCTTCGTCGGCCGGGTCGGTGCCGCCGAGCTGCCGGCGGGCATCAGCGTCGACGCCGATCCCGAGTCGGGCGACATCCACGCGCTGCGTGGACCGCACTACCGCGGCATCCAGTTCCATGCCGAGTCCATCCTGACCGAGCGCGGGTACGACATCCTGCACGACCTGGTCAGTGGTCTTCTCCTCGACTGA
- a CDS encoding anthranilate synthase component II: MVVIDHHDSYTWNLAHLVAAVTGALPDVVAHDAVVPADLDGFSHVVLSPGPGHPDEYDWSVLDLGLPVLGVCLGMQGLVTHLGGTVERARPAHGEVARIGHDGRGVFSGLPQGLRAVRYHSLVAGEVTGSLEVSARAEDGTVMGVRHRRLPLEGVQFHPESILSEYGEAIVATFLTGVR, encoded by the coding sequence GTGGTGGTGATCGACCACCACGACTCCTACACGTGGAACCTGGCCCACCTGGTCGCCGCTGTCACCGGGGCACTGCCGGACGTCGTCGCGCACGACGCGGTGGTACCGGCCGACCTCGACGGCTTCTCGCACGTGGTGCTCTCGCCGGGCCCCGGACACCCGGACGAGTACGACTGGTCAGTGCTCGACCTGGGGCTTCCGGTGCTCGGCGTGTGCCTGGGGATGCAGGGATTGGTGACCCACCTGGGCGGCACCGTCGAGCGTGCCAGGCCGGCGCACGGCGAGGTCGCGCGGATCGGCCACGACGGTCGCGGCGTGTTCAGCGGGCTGCCGCAGGGCCTGCGTGCGGTCCGCTACCACTCGCTGGTGGCCGGCGAGGTCACCGGCAGCCTGGAGGTGAGCGCCCGCGCCGAGGACGGCACGGTGATGGGGGTGCGGCATCGTCGCCTGCCGCTGGAGGGCGTGCAGTTCCACCCCGAGTCGATCCTCTCCGAGTACGGCGAGGCCATCGTCGCCACCTTCCTCACCGGTGTGCGATGA
- a CDS encoding anthranilate synthase component I family protein, which translates to MSAVDRWVEVAGRRFEADLSLTYSAATAEVRLHRTADAGGGVVTEVVGDDVWVVLRGLLDQGLTAAGYLGYACRRDLPARPSTGVPDAVLVLCERSAVLTPRGQNRTLSGKASPPSLRFGPPGVTAADRAPAPYRAAFAEVQQALHAGDTYETNLTYRITGTTSRTPEQIRAALEPTPYAGMLVHDLPDVDAASAWLISASPECYARIADGVVETRPIKGTTARGATASEDAANAERLRTDRRFRAENLMITDLLRNDLAQVCVPGTVEVPELMAVESYASVHQLVTTVRGRLRTGLDALDAVHALFPAGSMTGAPKLRTMELIDRLEDTPRGAYAGAFGWLTRDAADLGVVIRSLSSPDGRTWTLGTGGGVTVHSDVEEEYAETGWKAARLLNALGL; encoded by the coding sequence ATGAGCGCTGTCGACCGCTGGGTCGAGGTGGCCGGCCGGCGCTTCGAGGCCGACCTGTCGCTGACCTACTCCGCCGCCACCGCGGAGGTGAGGCTGCACCGCACCGCCGATGCCGGCGGCGGTGTGGTCACCGAGGTGGTCGGCGACGACGTGTGGGTGGTCCTGCGCGGGTTGCTCGACCAGGGACTGACCGCCGCGGGGTATCTCGGCTACGCGTGCCGACGCGACCTGCCGGCGCGGCCCTCGACGGGCGTTCCTGATGCGGTGCTGGTGCTGTGCGAACGGTCGGCGGTTTTGACCCCCAGGGGTCAGAACCGCACGTTGTCGGGCAAAGCTTCGCCCCCCAGCCTTCGGTTTGGACCCCCAGGGGTCACCGCCGCCGACCGGGCCCCCGCCCCCTACCGCGCGGCCTTCGCCGAGGTGCAGCAGGCGCTCCATGCCGGCGACACCTACGAGACCAACCTGACCTACCGCATCACCGGCACCACCAGCCGCACCCCGGAGCAGATCCGGGCGGCCCTGGAGCCCACGCCGTACGCCGGCATGCTCGTGCACGACCTGCCCGACGTCGACGCGGCGAGCGCCTGGCTGATCAGCGCGAGCCCGGAGTGCTATGCGCGGATCGCCGACGGCGTGGTCGAGACCAGGCCGATCAAGGGCACCACGGCGCGGGGGGCGACGGCGTCCGAGGACGCGGCCAATGCCGAGCGCCTGCGCACCGATCGGCGCTTCCGGGCGGAGAACCTCATGATCACCGACCTGCTGCGCAACGACCTCGCCCAGGTCTGCGTACCCGGGACGGTCGAGGTGCCGGAGCTGATGGCGGTGGAGTCCTATGCGAGCGTGCACCAGCTCGTCACGACCGTGCGCGGCCGGCTGCGGACGGGTCTCGACGCGCTGGACGCGGTGCACGCGCTGTTCCCGGCGGGCTCGATGACCGGCGCGCCGAAGCTGCGCACGATGGAGCTGATCGACCGGCTGGAGGACACCCCGCGGGGAGCGTACGCCGGAGCCTTCGGCTGGCTGACCCGCGACGCCGCCGACCTGGGCGTGGTGATCCGGAGCCTGAGCAGCCCCGACGGCCGGACCTGGACGCTGGGTACCGGCGGCGGCGTGACGGTGCACAGCGACGTGGAGGAGGAGTACGCCGAGACGGGCTGGAAGGCGGCGCGGCTCCTCAACGCCTTGGGCCTGTGA
- a CDS encoding VOC family protein: MGIHLRNVVLDTTDVPRLAEFYRELLGWSYPDGFDVGQDDYLDWRSIVGPEGQRLSFQLAGSVTPTTWPDPTVPQQLHLDFLVDSPAELESQHQRALTLGAQVRLDRSDDQEEPLRVYADPSGHTFCLFTWLDQDR, from the coding sequence ATGGGGATCCACCTGCGCAACGTCGTGCTCGACACGACCGACGTGCCACGACTCGCGGAGTTCTACCGCGAGCTGCTGGGGTGGAGCTATCCGGACGGGTTCGACGTGGGCCAGGACGACTACCTGGACTGGCGCTCGATCGTCGGTCCGGAGGGCCAGCGGCTCTCCTTCCAGCTGGCCGGGTCGGTGACGCCGACGACCTGGCCGGACCCCACCGTTCCCCAGCAGCTGCACCTCGACTTCCTGGTGGACAGCCCGGCGGAGCTGGAGTCGCAGCACCAGCGCGCGCTGACGCTCGGCGCACAGGTGCGGCTCGACCGCAGCGATGACCAGGAGGAGCCGCTGCGGGTCTACGCCGACCCGAGTGGGCACACCTTCTGTCTGTTCACCTGGCTCGACCAGGACCGGTGA
- the zwf gene encoding glucose-6-phosphate dehydrogenase: protein MEQPHVIVLFGATGDLAKRKLLPGLLRLFEAGLLRDAMIVGTSLEEIDTEQWAKLARQACEEFGKGEVTDERWAPFEKMLAYVPTGEGAHALAAQVREAERQLQPLGRTIGRLHYLSVPPKAALDVIRQLEEAGLVERARIIMEKPFGTDLASAKVLNAKIHEVFAEEQIFRIDHFLGKEAAQNILAFRFANGLFEPIWNRNFIDHVQIDVPETLGLEGRTAFYEGTGAYRDMVVTHLMQILAFMAMEPPTSLAPGPISDEKNKVFRSIRPLDPKNVVRGQYTGYRGKNEVADDSDTETFIALKVIIDNWRWAGVPFFLRTGKKLAEGARIISIAFKEPPLTMFPAGSNAGTQGPDHLTFDLADQSKMSLSFYGKRPGPGMKLEKLSMQFATSETSSSTGVLEAYERLIHDAMRGDHTLFTTAEGIETLWEVSQPLLDNPPPVRLYAPGSWGPNAIHQLIAPHAWRLPFERSWRETNTTTNRR, encoded by the coding sequence ATGGAACAGCCGCACGTCATCGTGCTCTTCGGAGCGACAGGAGACCTCGCCAAGCGCAAGCTGCTGCCGGGACTGCTGCGGCTGTTCGAGGCAGGGCTGTTGCGCGACGCCATGATCGTCGGCACGTCGCTGGAGGAGATCGACACCGAGCAGTGGGCCAAGCTCGCTCGGCAGGCGTGCGAGGAGTTCGGCAAGGGCGAGGTCACCGACGAGCGCTGGGCGCCGTTCGAGAAGATGCTGGCCTACGTGCCCACCGGCGAGGGTGCGCACGCGCTGGCCGCTCAGGTCCGCGAGGCCGAGCGCCAGCTCCAGCCGCTGGGCCGCACCATCGGCCGCCTGCACTACCTCAGCGTCCCGCCCAAGGCGGCGCTCGACGTGATCCGGCAGCTGGAGGAGGCCGGCCTGGTCGAGCGTGCCCGGATCATCATGGAGAAGCCGTTCGGCACCGATCTCGCCTCGGCGAAGGTGCTCAACGCCAAGATCCACGAGGTTTTCGCCGAGGAGCAGATCTTCCGCATCGACCACTTCCTCGGCAAGGAGGCGGCGCAGAACATCCTCGCGTTCCGCTTCGCCAACGGTCTGTTCGAGCCCATCTGGAACCGCAACTTCATCGACCACGTGCAGATCGACGTACCGGAGACGCTGGGCCTGGAGGGCCGTACGGCGTTCTACGAGGGCACCGGCGCCTACCGCGACATGGTGGTGACCCACCTGATGCAGATCCTGGCGTTCATGGCGATGGAGCCGCCGACCTCGCTGGCGCCCGGACCGATCAGCGACGAGAAGAACAAGGTGTTCCGCTCGATCCGGCCGCTGGACCCCAAGAACGTCGTGCGCGGGCAGTACACCGGCTACCGCGGCAAGAACGAGGTCGCCGACGACTCCGACACCGAGACCTTCATCGCGCTCAAGGTGATCATCGACAACTGGCGCTGGGCCGGGGTGCCGTTCTTCCTGCGCACCGGGAAGAAGCTGGCCGAGGGTGCGCGGATCATCTCGATCGCGTTCAAGGAGCCCCCGCTGACGATGTTCCCGGCCGGGTCGAACGCCGGTACGCAGGGGCCGGACCACCTCACCTTCGACCTGGCCGACCAGTCGAAGATGTCGCTGTCGTTCTACGGCAAGCGGCCGGGGCCGGGGATGAAGCTGGAGAAGCTCTCCATGCAGTTCGCCACCTCCGAGACCTCCTCCTCGACCGGGGTGCTGGAGGCCTACGAGCGGCTCATCCACGATGCGATGCGCGGTGACCACACGCTGTTCACCACCGCCGAGGGCATCGAGACGCTGTGGGAGGTCTCCCAGCCGCTGCTCGACAACCCGCCGCCGGTGCGGCTCTACGCGCCCGGTTCGTGGGGTCCGAACGCGATCCACCAGCTGATCGCCCCGCACGCCTGGCGGCTGCCGTTCGAGCGGTCGTGGCGGGAGACGAACACGACGACCAACCGCCGCTGA
- a CDS encoding DUF3558 family protein — protein MRRLALAVVPMVVPTVVLLAGCGGGAGGSSSSDAATAAASGASSGAASPSASATPAATFNPCDSLSAAKISAALGAKVTISRGTATTPRCALLPVKKGGPTFDMSYLFFDGGLDAAWKTLSDKPAGTVTEPTVPGADAAKLVVQRKKSGYVVSAFLQNGSLIQSLNGVALPPYDVKAMARATTEILAELSAGAPAS, from the coding sequence GTGAGGCGCCTGGCTCTGGCCGTGGTGCCGATGGTGGTGCCGACGGTCGTGCTGCTGGCCGGATGCGGCGGCGGCGCTGGCGGCAGCTCGTCCTCCGATGCCGCCACCGCTGCGGCGAGCGGCGCCTCGTCGGGAGCCGCCTCGCCGAGCGCGTCGGCGACCCCCGCTGCCACCTTCAACCCGTGTGACAGCCTCTCGGCCGCGAAGATCTCCGCGGCTCTCGGTGCGAAGGTGACGATCAGCAGGGGCACCGCCACGACACCGCGGTGCGCGCTGCTGCCGGTGAAGAAGGGCGGACCGACGTTCGACATGTCGTACCTGTTCTTCGACGGCGGCCTCGACGCCGCCTGGAAGACCCTCAGCGACAAGCCGGCCGGCACGGTGACCGAGCCGACGGTGCCCGGCGCGGACGCGGCCAAGCTGGTCGTGCAGCGCAAGAAGAGCGGCTATGTCGTCTCCGCGTTCCTGCAGAACGGCAGCCTCATCCAGTCGCTCAACGGGGTGGCGCTGCCGCCGTACGACGTCAAGGCCATGGCGCGTGCCACCACCGAGATCCTCGCCGAGCTGTCCGCGGGGGCTCCGGCGAGCTGA